From a region of the Tursiops truncatus isolate mTurTru1 chromosome 13, mTurTru1.mat.Y, whole genome shotgun sequence genome:
- the SNRNP35 gene encoding U11/U12 small nuclear ribonucleoprotein 35 kDa protein isoform X3, translating into MNDWMPIAREYDPLKAGSIDGTDEDPHDRAVWRAMLARYAPNKGVTGDPLLTLFVARLNLQTKEEKLKEVFSRYGDIRRLRLVRDLVTGFSKGYAFIEYKEERSLLKAYRDADGLVIDQHEIFVDYELERTLKGWIPRRLGGGLGGKKESGQLRFGGRDRPFRKPINLPVVKSDQFREGKRERRERSRSRERHWDSRTRDRDHDRGREKRWQEKESTRVWPEGDWDRERDFRDDRVKGREKRDRSK; encoded by the coding sequence ATGAACGATTGGATGCCCATCGCCAGGGAGTATGACCCGCTTAAAGCTGGCAGCATTGATGGCACCGACGAGGACCCACATGATCGAGCTGTCTGGAGGGCGATGCTGGCACGATATGCCCCCAACAAAGGCGTCACAGGAGACCCCCTCCTCACCCTGTTTGTGGCGAGACTAAACCTGCAGACCAAAGAGGAGAAGTTAAAGGAAGTATTTTCCCGCTATGGGGACATCCGGCGGCTTCGGCTGGTGAGGGACTTGGTCACGGGCTTTTCGAAGGGCTACGCCTTCATCGAATACAAAGAGGAGCGTTCTCTGCTCAAAGCTTACCGGGACGCCGACGGCCTGGTTATTGACCAACACGAGATATTTGTGGACTATGAACTGGAAAGGACTCTCAAAGGGTGGATTCCTCGGCGACTTGGAGGAGGCCTGGGGGGGAAAAAGGAATCTGGGCAGCTGAGATTTGGGGGGCGGGATCGGCCTTTCCGAAAACCCATTAATCTGCCAGTTGTTAAAAGCGACCAGTTtcgagagggaaagagggagagaagggagcgATCTCGATCCCGAGAAAGACACTGGGACTCCAGGACGAGGGATCGGGACCATGACAGGGGCCGGGAGAAGAGGTGGCAGGAAAAAGAATCAACTAGGGTGTGGCCAGAAGGTGACTGGGACAGAGAGAGGGACTTCAGAGATGACAGGGtcaaggggagggagaagagggacaGAAGTAAGTAG